Proteins encoded together in one Desulfomicrobium escambiense DSM 10707 window:
- a CDS encoding alpha/beta hydrolase, with product MNDLLTGCLLLHGYAGRPFEMSFLAADLRSAGYAVDVPYLPGHDGDTEAFERSRFEDWLAGAERALSALRARCPRVFVAGFSMGGTLALALAQRHELAGVATIAAPVFLCRLFPYFSPDPLLFCSGLLRFCHPRPAASAPKPESRRIAPWQGYEGTHFVRPLHSFKIAAGRVRRGLGRVTAPILVLHGVRDRAVHPDNAWDILSRVSSARRELHLLSMRESLTSGHLLVTHEETRASVSALVLGFVGSLG from the coding sequence ATGAACGATCTGCTGACCGGCTGTCTTTTGCTGCACGGCTATGCCGGACGGCCTTTTGAAATGAGCTTTCTGGCGGCCGACCTGCGTTCTGCGGGGTACGCGGTCGACGTCCCGTACCTGCCCGGGCACGACGGCGACACCGAGGCCTTCGAGCGCAGCCGTTTCGAGGATTGGCTGGCCGGGGCCGAGAGGGCGCTTTCGGCCCTGCGGGCGCGGTGCCCGCGGGTTTTCGTGGCCGGATTCTCCATGGGCGGCACCCTCGCCCTGGCGCTGGCGCAGCGGCATGAGCTGGCTGGCGTCGCGACCATCGCCGCCCCTGTCTTCCTGTGCCGGCTCTTTCCCTATTTCTCGCCGGACCCTCTGCTGTTTTGCAGCGGGTTGCTGCGCTTCTGCCATCCCCGGCCGGCGGCCTCGGCGCCGAAGCCGGAGTCCAGACGCATCGCGCCGTGGCAGGGGTACGAGGGCACGCACTTCGTGCGCCCCCTGCATTCCTTCAAGATCGCGGCCGGCAGGGTGCGGCGGGGGCTGGGTCGCGTCACGGCGCCGATCCTGGTCCTGCACGGCGTCCGGGACCGGGCCGTTCACCCCGACAACGCCTGGGACATCCTGTCGCGGGTGTCAAGCGCGCGTCGGGAACTTCATCTCCTGTCCATGCGCGAAAGCCTCACCAGCGGGCATCTGCTGGTCACGCACGAAGAAACCAGGGCCTCGGTGAGCGCCCTGGTTCTCGGATTCGTGGGGAGCCTGGGCTGA
- a CDS encoding PxxKW family cysteine-rich protein, protein MAVDFSNAVKTDEGVQVNGVVMQQIVEQCEGCERIKEFEGGKYCGSYPQPAVKWRLGSCNFATHTKSAPAKGKAKVNPLKASKRAAKGR, encoded by the coding sequence ATGGCAGTAGATTTCAGTAATGCCGTCAAGACCGACGAAGGCGTTCAGGTTAACGGCGTTGTCATGCAACAGATTGTGGAACAGTGCGAAGGCTGCGAGCGGATCAAGGAATTCGAGGGCGGCAAGTACTGCGGCAGCTACCCCCAGCCCGCCGTGAAGTGGAGACTGGGCAGCTGCAATTTCGCTACCCACACCAAGTCCGCGCCCGCCAAGGGCAAGGCCAAGGTCAACCCCCTCAAGGCTTCCAAGCGCGCTGCCAAAGGCCGCTAG
- a CDS encoding M20 family metallo-hydrolase, giving the protein MLKATLDIIDRSADELVRLQTALVGIPALGPTNGGQGEAAKAEWLSGYLSAFEGVTVERIDAPDARVESGVRPSIAVRRPGRSPRTLWLIAHTDVVPTGDLSLWQSDPFVLRREDDLIYGRGVEDNHQGLVSALLLLRALEQAGAETELSLGILLAADEETGNALGIEHILRERPDVFSADDLVVIPDFGTKDGAAIEVAEKSVLWLKFTVLGRQCHASTPDEGVNSLVGASALILALGRLNDVFGRTDALFDPPTSTFAPTKKEANVPNVNTIPGQDVFYLDCRVLPDYPLDDVEQEIRRICDTVEAEHGVRIAFERVVREQAAPGTPADCEAVTHLAKALREERGIDPRVIGIGGGTVAAAFRKRGLPAVCWSTLLNTAHQPNEHSSIANTIADARVFARLLLDSED; this is encoded by the coding sequence ATGCTCAAGGCCACTCTCGACATCATCGACCGCAGCGCCGACGAGCTCGTCCGGCTCCAGACCGCGCTGGTGGGCATCCCCGCCCTCGGGCCCACAAACGGCGGCCAGGGGGAGGCGGCCAAGGCCGAATGGCTGTCCGGATACCTGTCCGCTTTCGAAGGCGTCACGGTGGAGCGCATCGACGCTCCGGACGCCAGGGTCGAGAGCGGCGTCAGGCCGAGCATCGCGGTGCGGCGCCCCGGCAGAAGCCCGCGCACCCTGTGGCTCATCGCCCACACCGACGTGGTCCCCACCGGCGACCTGTCCCTGTGGCAGTCGGACCCCTTCGTCCTGCGCCGGGAAGACGACCTCATCTACGGGCGCGGCGTCGAGGACAACCATCAGGGTCTGGTCAGCGCCCTCCTACTTCTGCGCGCCCTGGAACAGGCCGGGGCCGAAACGGAACTGTCTCTAGGCATCCTGCTGGCCGCCGACGAGGAGACGGGCAACGCCCTGGGCATTGAGCACATCCTGCGCGAGCGGCCGGATGTCTTCTCCGCGGACGATCTCGTCGTCATCCCGGATTTCGGGACAAAGGACGGCGCGGCCATCGAGGTGGCCGAGAAGAGCGTCCTGTGGCTCAAGTTCACGGTCCTGGGCCGGCAGTGTCACGCCTCGACCCCGGACGAGGGCGTCAACTCCCTGGTCGGGGCCTCAGCCCTGATCCTGGCCCTGGGGCGTCTGAACGACGTCTTCGGACGCACCGACGCCCTCTTCGACCCGCCGACCTCGACCTTCGCGCCGACGAAAAAGGAAGCCAACGTCCCCAACGTCAACACCATCCCCGGCCAGGACGTCTTCTACCTCGACTGCCGCGTGCTGCCCGACTACCCCCTGGACGACGTCGAACAGGAGATCCGGCGCATCTGCGACACGGTCGAAGCCGAACACGGCGTACGCATCGCCTTCGAGCGCGTGGTGCGCGAACAGGCCGCGCCGGGCACCCCGGCCGACTGCGAGGCCGTCACCCACCTGGCCAAAGCCCTGCGCGAAGAACGCGGCATCGACCCGCGCGTCATCGGCATCGGCGGCGGAACCGTGGCCGCGGCCTTCCGCAAGCGCGGCCTGCCCGCGGTCTGCTGGTCGACGCTGCTGAACACCGCCCACCAGCCCAACGAACACTCCTCCATCGCCAACACCATCGCCGACGCGCGGGTCTTCGCCCGCCTGCTCCTGGACAGCGAGGACTGA
- the mnmG gene encoding tRNA uridine-5-carboxymethylaminomethyl(34) synthesis enzyme MnmG — MSIPTVPETFDIIVVGAGHAGCEAAMAAAHMGMQTLLLTINADRIGHLSCNPAIGGLAKGHMVKEIDALGGMMGKWADQAGIQFRILNTRKGPAVRSSRAQIDRAEYLKVVQRDIFTCPNLFVRQETAASLTAQNGRITGVVTTLGETIPCRAALLTTGTFLQGLIHVGLKNFSGGRYGDPASQGLSPRLKELGLELGRLKTGTVPRLLKSSVDYSVMEEQPGDNPPRPFSFDSPGIGLPQLPCFVTWTTERTHEIIRSGFDRSPMFTGVIKGTGARYCPSIEDKIARFPDKDRHQIFVEPEGLTSFEVYPNGIPTSLPLDVQKALVASIPGLEKAQIIRPGYAIEYDFVPPTQLRPTLETKALRGLYLAGQINGTSGYEEAAGQGLWAAINAVRALRGEPEFILTRSQAYIAVLVDDLVTKGTQEPYRMFTSRAEHRLLLREDNADGRLTPLGREIGLVDDSRWKRFTAKQDALAEIMTGLESIRVRPDAATKDAVEAMGGTIPQKAVSLKELLRQPELSIGSLAPLWPELANFDAEALEEAEIQAKYEGYLQRQQDLVDRFEKMERTALPEGMVYTGIPGLSREVVEKLTRIQPRTLGQAGRISGITPAALSCLEIQLKKMGKI; from the coding sequence ATGAGCATCCCGACCGTGCCCGAAACCTTCGACATCATCGTTGTCGGCGCCGGCCATGCCGGCTGCGAGGCGGCCATGGCCGCGGCGCACATGGGCATGCAGACGCTGCTTCTGACCATCAACGCCGACCGCATCGGCCACCTGTCGTGCAACCCGGCCATCGGCGGCCTGGCCAAAGGGCACATGGTCAAGGAGATCGACGCCCTGGGCGGCATGATGGGCAAGTGGGCCGACCAGGCCGGCATCCAGTTCCGCATCCTGAACACCCGCAAGGGCCCGGCCGTGCGCTCCAGCCGGGCCCAGATCGACCGCGCCGAATACCTGAAGGTCGTGCAGCGCGACATCTTCACCTGCCCGAACCTCTTCGTGCGCCAGGAGACGGCCGCCTCCCTGACCGCCCAGAACGGCCGCATAACGGGCGTGGTCACCACCCTGGGCGAGACCATCCCCTGCCGGGCCGCCCTGCTGACCACGGGCACCTTCCTGCAGGGACTCATCCACGTCGGCCTCAAGAATTTCAGCGGCGGCCGCTATGGCGACCCCGCAAGCCAGGGCCTCTCGCCGCGCCTGAAGGAGCTGGGCCTTGAGCTCGGCCGGCTCAAGACCGGCACCGTGCCGCGCCTGCTCAAATCCTCCGTCGACTACTCGGTCATGGAGGAGCAGCCCGGCGACAACCCGCCCCGCCCCTTCAGCTTCGACTCGCCGGGCATAGGTCTGCCCCAACTGCCCTGCTTCGTGACCTGGACCACCGAGCGCACCCACGAGATCATCCGCTCCGGCTTCGACCGCTCGCCCATGTTCACCGGCGTCATCAAGGGCACGGGCGCGCGCTACTGCCCGTCCATCGAGGACAAGATCGCCCGCTTCCCCGACAAGGACCGGCACCAGATCTTCGTCGAGCCCGAAGGCCTGACGAGTTTCGAGGTCTACCCCAACGGCATCCCCACGAGCCTCCCCCTGGACGTGCAGAAGGCCCTGGTGGCGTCCATCCCCGGTCTGGAGAAGGCCCAGATCATCCGCCCCGGCTACGCCATCGAGTACGATTTCGTGCCCCCGACCCAACTGCGCCCCACCCTGGAGACCAAGGCCCTGCGCGGCCTCTACCTAGCCGGACAAATCAACGGCACCTCGGGCTACGAAGAGGCCGCGGGCCAGGGCCTGTGGGCTGCCATCAACGCGGTCCGCGCCCTGCGCGGCGAGCCGGAGTTCATCCTGACCCGCAGCCAGGCCTACATTGCCGTCCTCGTGGACGACCTGGTGACCAAGGGCACGCAGGAACCCTACCGCATGTTCACCTCCCGCGCCGAACACCGCCTGCTCCTGCGCGAGGACAACGCCGACGGGCGCCTGACCCCCCTGGGCCGCGAAATCGGCCTGGTGGACGATAGCCGCTGGAAGCGCTTCACGGCCAAGCAGGATGCCCTTGCGGAGATCATGACCGGTCTGGAATCCATCCGCGTGCGCCCCGACGCCGCCACCAAAGACGCGGTCGAGGCCATGGGCGGAACCATCCCCCAGAAGGCCGTCAGCCTCAAGGAACTGCTGCGCCAGCCCGAACTGTCCATCGGCAGCCTTGCGCCCCTGTGGCCGGAGTTGGCGAACTTCGACGCGGAGGCGCTGGAAGAGGCCGAGATCCAGGCCAAGTACGAAGGCTACCTGCAACGCCAGCAGGACCTGGTCGACCGCTTCGAAAAAATGGAGCGCACCGCCCTGCCCGAAGGCATGGTCTACACCGGCATTCCGGGCCTCTCACGCGAAGTGGTGGAAAAACTGACCCGCATCCAGCCCCGCACCCTGGGCCAGGCCGGACGCATCTCGGGCATCACGCCTGCAGCTTTGTCCTGCCTGGAGATTCAGCTCAAGAAGATGGGGAAGATTTAG
- a CDS encoding 4Fe-4S binding protein: MKHLVASRMERCIGCHSCSLACARLVHKCLSWENAGIRILSSGGLSTGFTAKLCLVCDPAPCAAACPTGSLKQRKGGGVTQNKKLCIQCGKCAAACPVDAIAQDRQGNPYVCIHCGSCVEFCPHDCLELREAEG; this comes from the coding sequence ATGAAACATCTCGTCGCCTCACGCATGGAGCGCTGCATCGGCTGCCACTCCTGCTCCCTGGCCTGCGCCCGGCTGGTGCACAAGTGCCTGTCCTGGGAGAACGCGGGCATCCGCATCCTGTCCTCGGGCGGGCTGTCCACCGGCTTCACGGCCAAGCTCTGCCTCGTCTGCGACCCGGCGCCCTGCGCCGCGGCCTGCCCCACGGGCAGCCTCAAACAGCGCAAGGGGGGCGGTGTGACGCAGAACAAGAAACTCTGCATCCAATGCGGCAAGTGCGCCGCGGCCTGCCCCGTGGACGCCATCGCCCAGGACCGCCAGGGCAACCCCTACGTCTGCATCCACTGCGGCAGCTGCGTGGAGTTCTGCCCCCACGATTGCCTGGAACTGCGGGAGGCCGAAGGATGA
- a CDS encoding aldehyde ferredoxin oxidoreductase N-terminal domain-containing protein, which yields MITENFRILEVNLTTGRSAIRNVPGVETVLGGSGLAAKLHMEYSRPGLAWDDPSQPLVFAIGPLTGFFPLMSKTVCAFTSPLHGQYAESHAGARSALALRFAGIDALVIIGKAERPTVLHLGANVIEFMEAGYLWGKDALTTGKLLRRILKGSGHRTIMRIGPAGENKSAMACINVDTYRHFGRLGGGGVMGAKNLKAIAVEGNGSCELPQGKEYSALFADIFRKLTDTDMMRKYHNLGTASNLEALNELKALPWRNLQATSDPGIVGITGERFADDTLLRNAACSGCPVGCIHIGFVREKFHKDNQYLYRQVGYDYEPIFATGSMLGLTHAPDVLTVMDEVEKAGLDVMSGGVALAWATEALEKGVVTREQTGIDLRFGDAQGYMRAVHMLGGAVNDFWRTLAGGTMAAAARYGGGDFACVLGQEMAGYATGEVFYVAQGLGLRHSHLDTGAYTYDQSKAPKDVDKALAFLLEDERERVILTSMVSCLFARKVYDPETLRQCLTVLGGQALADGLDQAAARIQKLRWQARAAGGYDPMNVRIPKRFLEVETWKGRTDPQYLEELRLAYAGAIREMCGQD from the coding sequence ATGATCACCGAAAATTTCAGAATCCTCGAAGTCAACCTGACCACGGGGCGTTCGGCCATCAGGAACGTGCCCGGTGTGGAAACGGTCCTCGGCGGATCTGGCCTGGCGGCGAAACTGCACATGGAATACTCCCGGCCCGGCCTGGCCTGGGACGACCCCTCCCAGCCCCTCGTCTTCGCCATCGGCCCCCTGACGGGCTTCTTCCCGCTGATGAGCAAGACGGTCTGCGCCTTCACCTCGCCCCTGCACGGCCAGTACGCCGAGTCCCACGCCGGAGCCCGCTCGGCCCTGGCCCTGCGCTTCGCGGGCATCGACGCGCTGGTGATCATCGGCAAGGCCGAACGACCGACCGTCCTGCACCTCGGCGCCAACGTCATCGAGTTCATGGAGGCCGGCTACCTGTGGGGCAAGGACGCCCTGACCACGGGCAAGCTCCTGCGCCGCATCCTCAAGGGCTCGGGCCACCGCACCATCATGCGCATCGGGCCGGCCGGCGAGAACAAGTCGGCCATGGCCTGCATCAACGTCGACACCTACCGCCACTTCGGACGCCTGGGCGGGGGCGGCGTCATGGGCGCCAAAAACCTCAAGGCCATCGCCGTCGAAGGCAACGGCTCCTGCGAACTGCCGCAGGGCAAGGAGTACTCGGCCCTCTTCGCCGACATCTTCCGCAAGCTGACCGACACGGACATGATGCGCAAGTACCACAACCTCGGCACGGCCTCGAACCTCGAAGCCCTGAACGAGCTCAAGGCCCTGCCCTGGCGCAACCTCCAGGCCACCTCGGACCCGGGCATCGTCGGCATCACGGGCGAGCGCTTCGCCGACGACACCCTGCTCAGAAACGCCGCCTGCTCGGGCTGCCCCGTGGGCTGCATCCACATCGGCTTCGTGCGCGAGAAGTTCCACAAGGACAACCAGTACCTCTACCGCCAGGTCGGCTACGACTATGAGCCCATCTTCGCCACTGGCTCCATGCTCGGCCTGACCCACGCCCCGGACGTGCTGACGGTCATGGACGAGGTGGAGAAGGCGGGCCTCGACGTCATGAGCGGCGGCGTGGCCCTGGCCTGGGCCACGGAGGCCCTGGAGAAGGGCGTGGTCACGCGGGAACAGACCGGGATCGACCTGCGCTTCGGCGACGCCCAGGGCTACATGCGGGCCGTGCACATGCTCGGCGGCGCCGTGAACGACTTCTGGCGCACCCTGGCCGGTGGAACCATGGCCGCGGCCGCCCGCTACGGCGGCGGGGACTTCGCCTGCGTGCTCGGCCAGGAGATGGCCGGATACGCCACGGGCGAGGTCTTCTACGTGGCCCAGGGCCTGGGCCTGCGCCACTCGCACCTGGACACCGGCGCCTACACCTACGACCAGTCCAAGGCCCCCAAGGACGTGGACAAGGCCCTGGCCTTCCTGCTGGAGGACGAACGCGAGCGCGTCATCCTGACCTCCATGGTGTCCTGCCTCTTCGCCCGCAAGGTCTACGACCCCGAAACCCTGCGCCAATGCCTGACGGTCCTCGGCGGCCAGGCCCTGGCCGACGGGCTGGACCAGGCCGCCGCCCGCATCCAGAAACTGCGCTGGCAGGCACGCGCCGCCGGCGGCTACGACCCCATGAACGTTCGCATCCCCAAGCGCTTCCTGGAGGTCGAGACCTGGAAGGGCCGCACCGACCCGCAGTACCTGGAAGAACTGCGCCTGGCTTACGCCGGGGCCATACGGGAGATGTGCGGCCAGGATTGA
- a CDS encoding nucleotidyltransferase substrate binding protein yields MENRDVRWRQRFAQFEKSFALLESAITIERLTVIERAGLIQFFEMAFEQGWKLLKDYQESVGFEIVSPRQAIKQAFQSGLVADGHAWIGALEDRNLTTHTYNEQTALAVEEKIRSSYHPLLKALHETFNAKAREER; encoded by the coding sequence ATGGAAAACCGGGATGTCCGCTGGCGCCAGCGTTTTGCGCAGTTCGAGAAATCCTTCGCCCTGTTGGAATCGGCCATCACCATCGAAAGGCTGACCGTCATCGAGCGCGCCGGGCTGATCCAGTTCTTTGAAATGGCCTTCGAGCAGGGCTGGAAGCTGCTCAAGGATTATCAGGAGTCGGTAGGGTTCGAGATCGTCAGCCCGCGTCAGGCCATCAAGCAGGCCTTCCAGTCCGGACTCGTCGCCGACGGCCACGCCTGGATCGGGGCCCTGGAAGACCGCAACCTGACCACACACACCTACAACGAGCAGACGGCTTTGGCCGTGGAGGAAAAAATCCGCTCGTCCTATCACCCTCTCCTCAAAGCCCTGCACGAAACCTTCAACGCAAAGGCCCGCGAGGAACGATGA
- a CDS encoding nucleotidyltransferase domain-containing protein, with the protein MNDLSRTGLRDGDIALIVNAAKRFPEIRQLVLFGSRAKGTHKPGSDVDLAIKGNRLTYDTPVRLAGILNEELPLPYFFDVVDYETITERQLVEHIDRVGVVLLDQS; encoded by the coding sequence ATGAACGACCTTTCCCGGACCGGGCTGCGGGACGGCGACATCGCGCTCATCGTCAATGCGGCGAAACGCTTCCCAGAAATCCGCCAGCTCGTGCTTTTCGGCTCGCGGGCCAAGGGCACGCACAAGCCGGGCTCGGACGTCGATCTGGCCATCAAGGGCAACCGGCTGACCTACGACACCCCTGTCCGCCTGGCCGGCATCCTCAACGAGGAACTGCCGCTCCCCTATTTCTTCGATGTGGTGGATTACGAAACCATAACGGAACGGCAGCTGGTCGAGCACATCGACCGCGTCGGCGTCGTACTGCTCGATCAGTCCTGA
- the thpR gene encoding RNA 2',3'-cyclic phosphodiesterase, with protein MRLFIGIPIPQDYAQAIREIQAAWKGRLASKVSWVRPELAHVTLKFLGETDEAKVGGIVKAMRAAARGRFELQGGAGGFFPPRGAPRVVWLGFAEGMREYAEYFAALDVELSREGFAAETRPFVAHVTVARIKEAARGDDWPGLARALTRDWPAFGVDSAVLWQSVLRPSGPEYRRVAQVALGTQD; from the coding sequence ATGCGGCTTTTCATAGGCATCCCCATTCCCCAAGACTACGCGCAGGCTATCCGCGAGATCCAGGCCGCTTGGAAGGGCCGGCTGGCGTCGAAGGTTTCCTGGGTGCGGCCGGAGCTGGCGCACGTGACGCTCAAGTTCCTGGGGGAGACGGACGAGGCCAAGGTCGGGGGCATCGTCAAGGCCATGCGGGCGGCGGCTCGGGGACGGTTCGAACTGCAGGGCGGGGCGGGTGGTTTTTTTCCGCCTCGGGGCGCGCCGCGCGTGGTCTGGTTGGGATTCGCCGAAGGAATGCGGGAGTACGCTGAATATTTCGCAGCCTTGGACGTTGAACTGTCCCGTGAGGGCTTTGCCGCTGAAACCCGGCCCTTCGTCGCCCACGTCACCGTGGCGCGGATCAAGGAGGCTGCCAGGGGGGACGATTGGCCGGGACTCGCCAGGGCGCTGACGCGGGACTGGCCCGCGTTCGGTGTGGACAGCGCCGTGCTCTGGCAGAGCGTCCTTCGTCCTTCGGGTCCGGAGTATCGCAGGGTGGCGCAGGTCGCCCTCGGGACTCAGGACTGA